Proteins co-encoded in one Xanthomonas campestris pv. badrii genomic window:
- a CDS encoding APC family permease: protein MTDTPRRDDAAALERFGYTQELKRQLTLKDLLIYGLVFMVPTAPFSIFGGVFDISAGMVPLTYVVGFVAMLFTALSYQQMSQAFPVAGSVYAYVGRGLSSGMGFLAGWAILLDYLLVPTLLYVVGANAMHNVLPSVPQPGWIAFFVVLNTVVNLRGIETTARANRVFLYAQLVVLAVFVVLATLAIQRGVNGAHWSLRPFYNPQAFSPQLIFSALSVAVVSFLGFDAISTLSEEARGGNRVVGRATLLALLLVAGLFVLQTWLAALLQPTLLRYPNEQASNDAFFEIGHLIAGPWLQIVIALTVAISAAIANSLVAQAATSRLLFAMARDRQLPAFLRYIHPRTGVPQRAILLVAALSMVLGEVFVGQIALLSSLCNVGALTAFVLLHVAVAWHFRRQGRLVLHGVVPLIGGVILAYVLINADRHAQLGGLAWLMVGLAVLAFLKVSGRSTEFRASDALE from the coding sequence ATGACCGATACCCCCCGCCGCGACGATGCGGCTGCGCTGGAACGTTTTGGCTATACACAGGAGCTCAAGCGCCAGCTCACGCTGAAGGACCTGCTGATCTACGGGCTGGTCTTCATGGTGCCCACCGCGCCATTTTCGATCTTCGGCGGGGTATTCGACATCAGTGCGGGCATGGTGCCGCTTACCTATGTGGTCGGCTTTGTGGCGATGCTGTTCACCGCACTCAGCTACCAGCAGATGTCGCAGGCGTTTCCGGTGGCCGGCTCGGTGTATGCCTACGTGGGGCGCGGCTTGAGCAGCGGCATGGGCTTCCTGGCCGGCTGGGCGATCCTGCTCGACTATCTGCTGGTGCCCACGCTGCTCTACGTGGTCGGCGCCAACGCGATGCACAACGTGTTGCCGTCGGTGCCGCAGCCAGGGTGGATCGCCTTCTTCGTGGTGCTCAACACCGTGGTCAACCTGCGCGGGATCGAAACCACCGCGCGGGCCAACCGGGTATTTTTGTATGCGCAGCTGGTAGTGCTGGCGGTGTTCGTGGTGCTGGCGACGCTGGCGATCCAGCGTGGCGTCAACGGCGCGCACTGGTCGTTGCGCCCGTTCTACAACCCGCAGGCGTTCTCGCCGCAGCTGATCTTCAGCGCGTTGTCGGTGGCGGTGGTGTCGTTCCTGGGCTTCGATGCGATCTCCACGCTGTCGGAGGAGGCGCGTGGCGGCAACCGCGTGGTCGGCCGCGCCACCTTGCTGGCCTTGTTGCTGGTCGCCGGGTTGTTCGTGTTGCAGACCTGGCTGGCGGCCCTGCTGCAACCCACCCTGCTGCGCTACCCCAACGAGCAGGCCTCCAACGATGCGTTTTTCGAGATCGGCCACCTGATCGCCGGGCCATGGCTGCAGATCGTGATTGCGCTGACAGTGGCCATCAGCGCGGCAATCGCCAATTCATTGGTGGCGCAGGCAGCGACCTCGCGGCTGTTGTTCGCCATGGCGCGTGATCGCCAATTGCCGGCGTTCTTGCGCTATATCCATCCCCGCACCGGCGTGCCGCAGCGCGCCATCCTGCTGGTGGCCGCGCTGAGCATGGTGCTGGGCGAAGTCTTCGTCGGCCAGATCGCCTTGCTGTCGTCGCTGTGCAATGTGGGCGCGCTGACCGCCTTCGTGCTGTTGCATGTTGCAGTGGCCTGGCACTTCCGCCGGCAGGGCCGCCTGGTCCTGCACGGCGTGGTGCCGTTGATCGGCGGCGTGATCCTGGCCTATGTGCTGATCAATGCGGACCGGCATGCCCAGCTCGGCGGGCTGGCATGGTTGATGGTCGGCCTGGCAGTGCTGGCCTTCCTGAAAGTCAGCGGGCGCTCGACCGAGTTCCGCGCCAGCGATGCGCTGGAGTAG
- a CDS encoding trypsin-like serine peptidase translates to MIRKNALYLALFSAVSGSALAVPPTEMDAAPVSTAPQAAKLGAATLQSASLRGGILPTRVVQLGAPSGQELRSVREKRIAQVKHGQPLQIGFSRAVTQPLVNLAKLDWQMAGDGSRVATLKLGSAQAASLRAALVLRGAGATPGDPSRVTLRFAGDDGRVFEQSGASFVGTGDAIGWSPTVNGDNLLVEISLPAGLYPENFSLSVPQLSHLDISPTASPRDMMTIAIGESDSCQNDIVCRANPTAGFTSAAKAVARMVFTTSQGSFLCTGTLLNNTNTPKRNLFWTAAHCISTQTVANTLQTYWFYDAASCNGNTASSQATTLSGGAFLRHANTTRDTALLELKTAPPSGAFYAAWNSAAIGSTGTSIVGIHHPAGDVKKYSLGSVTGLNTSIDGKSPFYRVVWNDGVTEGGSSGSGLFTIASGGAYQLRGGLYGGYSYCAAQTDPDYYSRFSDVYSSISTFFGQ, encoded by the coding sequence ATGATTCGCAAGAATGCGTTGTATCTGGCGCTGTTCTCCGCTGTTTCCGGCTCCGCGCTGGCTGTGCCGCCCACCGAGATGGATGCTGCACCGGTGAGCACTGCGCCGCAGGCGGCCAAGCTCGGCGCAGCGACCTTGCAGTCGGCAAGCCTGCGTGGCGGCATCCTGCCCACGCGCGTGGTGCAGCTGGGCGCACCCAGCGGCCAGGAACTGCGCAGCGTGCGCGAAAAACGCATTGCGCAAGTCAAGCATGGGCAGCCGCTGCAGATCGGCTTTTCGCGTGCCGTGACGCAGCCGCTCGTCAACCTGGCCAAGCTGGATTGGCAGATGGCCGGCGATGGTTCGCGCGTTGCCACCTTGAAGCTCGGCTCCGCGCAGGCGGCCTCGCTGCGCGCGGCGCTGGTGTTGCGTGGTGCTGGCGCAACGCCGGGCGATCCGTCGCGGGTGACGCTGCGCTTTGCCGGCGACGACGGACGCGTGTTCGAGCAATCCGGCGCAAGCTTCGTCGGTACCGGTGATGCCATCGGCTGGTCGCCGACGGTCAATGGCGACAACCTGCTGGTGGAGATCTCGCTGCCGGCCGGGCTGTATCCGGAAAACTTCAGCCTCAGCGTCCCGCAGCTGTCGCATCTGGACATCAGCCCCACCGCCAGCCCGCGCGACATGATGACCATTGCCATTGGCGAAAGCGATTCCTGCCAGAACGATATCGTTTGCCGTGCCAATCCCACTGCCGGCTTCACCAGCGCTGCCAAGGCGGTGGCGCGCATGGTGTTCACCACCAGCCAGGGCTCGTTCCTGTGCACCGGCACCCTGCTCAACAACACCAATACGCCCAAGCGCAACCTGTTCTGGACCGCCGCGCACTGCATCAGCACGCAGACAGTGGCCAACACGCTGCAGACCTACTGGTTCTACGACGCAGCCAGTTGCAACGGCAACACCGCCAGTTCGCAGGCGACCACGCTGAGCGGCGGCGCGTTCCTGCGCCATGCCAACACCACGCGCGACACCGCGCTGCTGGAGCTGAAGACCGCACCGCCCAGCGGCGCGTTCTACGCGGCCTGGAACAGCGCGGCGATCGGCTCCACCGGCACCTCGATCGTGGGCATCCACCACCCTGCCGGCGACGTCAAGAAGTATTCGCTGGGCTCGGTCACCGGGCTGAACACCTCCATCGACGGCAAGAGCCCGTTCTATCGCGTGGTCTGGAACGACGGCGTCACCGAAGGCGGCTCGTCCGGCTCGGGCCTGTTCACCATCGCCAGCGGTGGCGCGTATCAGCTGCGCGGCGGCCTGTACGGCGGGTATTCGTACTGCGCCGCGCAGACCGATCCGGATTACTACTCGCGCTTCTCCGACGTGTATTCGTCGATCTCCACGTTCTTCGGGCAATAA
- a CDS encoding TonB-dependent receptor: MRRTLSSFKSKAMFTFVGGLLVINPAFAQDVAPPPPAPQSSSDAATTLDTVTVTGIRSSLDQSMGIKRDAAGVVDAISAEDIGKFPDTNLAESLQRITGISIERRDGEGAQVTARGFGPQFNTVTLNGRLIPGADAFGAPGQTPIGGVDVGTRAFNFAQLASEAITGIEVFKTSRATAPSGGIGATINIQTDKPFNHDGVVANAGAKMVSDRSQPFGDSLTPEVSGIFSYTNPDKTFGIGLSASYQKRHGGSVQATENRWNIQRWTGTDPALRPDTVVTNAPAIGQLYGMPNDIRYAFADFQRERMNGQAVMQFAPSDSLTLTLDYTYSSNEIREERGEQGIWLQRANSFTDLTFDTGQTVATPVYLRDVPNGAKDFGMEQQRNEQKYTLGSLGFNADWQVTDRFQLTFDAHNSKTQSLPNDPVTGGSATYFSFAGTNNCTNGPSCGGQWAQELWFNNSLPIGARTWYPTVADSLAGTNGVVNPDFTTNNLGSQVQRIYYQKQVTETKEGRLDGKFDFDDGRFQFGVSSSNTTMHRLTSDTYSALGDWGVANAGREPGMTALLRPVSIVGMFDDFNPNGAARNAWRGDASQLALWGGSQYGAATRYNPLYSSDNQVEEKTRAAYVQLELTGDISGMTTNTRLGLRYERTDVESTSQVATPVALQWQANNDFQLLRSTEQQPFSEKTSYNYILPNLDFSIDITDQLKGRASFGQTIARAPYNNLLAGPTPNTPAGSILINPSNRASGDSQTPTLDPLESDNLDLALEWYFADASYVSATFWNKRVSNFLGTTVSRETLYGLTDPTSGPDAQAALAFLQSGACAAQVGAAGNDVAAACSANDTSLFAATALLRNAAATGGLAAYNGSSAQSLALENAYDLVGTAADPLYQFDVSRPINQNKANIHGWELGGQYFFGSTGFGIYANYTIVEGDVAFNNNVIDRDQFALLGLSDTANVMLMFEKYGWSARLAWNWRDEYLIAANQDASNRNPYYVEAYQQFDLSVSYALSKQLSVGFEAINLTGEDVRWHGRSEKQIIRLIDQQPRYTLGVRYAF, translated from the coding sequence ATGCGTCGTACGTTGAGCAGCTTCAAGTCGAAGGCCATGTTTACCTTCGTCGGTGGCCTGTTGGTCATCAATCCCGCATTTGCACAAGATGTGGCTCCGCCGCCGCCCGCGCCGCAGTCCAGCAGCGATGCCGCCACCACGCTCGACACCGTGACCGTCACCGGTATCCGCAGCAGCCTGGACCAATCGATGGGCATCAAGCGCGATGCCGCCGGCGTGGTGGACGCAATCAGCGCCGAAGATATCGGCAAGTTTCCCGATACCAACCTGGCCGAATCGCTGCAGCGCATCACCGGCATCTCGATCGAACGCCGCGACGGCGAAGGCGCGCAGGTCACCGCGCGTGGCTTCGGCCCGCAGTTCAATACGGTCACCCTCAACGGACGGCTGATTCCCGGCGCCGATGCGTTCGGCGCGCCTGGCCAGACCCCGATCGGCGGCGTGGACGTGGGGACACGCGCCTTCAACTTCGCCCAGCTCGCCTCCGAGGCCATCACCGGCATCGAGGTGTTCAAGACCAGCCGCGCCACCGCGCCCAGCGGCGGTATCGGCGCCACCATCAACATCCAGACCGACAAGCCGTTCAATCACGATGGCGTGGTGGCCAATGCCGGCGCCAAGATGGTGTCCGACCGCTCGCAGCCGTTCGGCGATTCGCTGACCCCGGAAGTGTCGGGCATCTTCAGCTATACCAACCCCGACAAGACCTTCGGTATCGGCCTGAGCGCCAGCTACCAGAAGCGCCATGGCGGCTCGGTGCAGGCCACCGAAAACCGCTGGAACATCCAGCGCTGGACCGGCACCGATCCGGCGTTGCGTCCGGACACGGTGGTGACCAACGCACCGGCGATCGGCCAGCTGTACGGCATGCCCAACGACATCCGCTATGCGTTCGCCGATTTCCAGCGCGAGCGCATGAACGGCCAGGCGGTGATGCAGTTCGCTCCCAGCGACAGCCTCACGCTGACCCTGGATTACACCTACTCGTCCAACGAAATCCGCGAAGAACGCGGCGAGCAGGGCATCTGGCTGCAACGCGCCAACAGCTTCACCGACCTGACCTTCGATACCGGCCAGACGGTCGCCACGCCGGTCTACCTGCGCGATGTGCCCAATGGCGCCAAGGACTTCGGCATGGAGCAGCAGCGCAACGAGCAGAAGTACACGCTCGGCTCGCTCGGCTTCAATGCGGACTGGCAGGTGACCGACCGCTTCCAGCTGACCTTCGATGCGCACAACTCCAAGACCCAGAGCCTGCCCAACGATCCGGTCACCGGCGGCAGCGCCACATATTTCAGCTTTGCCGGCACCAACAATTGCACCAACGGTCCGTCCTGCGGCGGGCAGTGGGCACAGGAGCTGTGGTTCAACAACTCGCTGCCGATCGGCGCACGTACCTGGTACCCCACCGTGGCCGATTCGCTGGCCGGCACCAATGGCGTGGTCAACCCGGATTTCACCACCAACAATCTCGGCTCGCAGGTCCAACGCATCTATTACCAAAAGCAGGTGACCGAAACCAAGGAAGGTCGCCTGGACGGCAAGTTCGATTTCGACGACGGGCGCTTCCAGTTCGGCGTCAGCTCGTCCAACACCACCATGCATCGGCTGACCAGCGACACCTATTCCGCCTTGGGCGACTGGGGCGTGGCCAATGCCGGCAGGGAGCCGGGCATGACGGCCTTGCTGCGGCCGGTGAGCATCGTCGGCATGTTCGACGACTTCAATCCCAACGGCGCTGCCCGCAACGCCTGGCGCGGCGACGCCAGCCAGCTGGCGTTATGGGGGGGCAGCCAATACGGCGCGGCCACGCGCTACAACCCGCTCTACAGCTCCGACAACCAGGTCGAAGAAAAGACCCGCGCCGCCTACGTTCAGCTGGAACTGACCGGCGATATCTCCGGCATGACCACCAATACGCGGCTGGGCCTGCGCTACGAGCGGACCGACGTGGAATCCACCTCGCAGGTGGCCACACCCGTCGCGCTGCAATGGCAGGCCAACAACGATTTCCAGTTGCTGCGTTCCACCGAGCAGCAGCCTTTCAGCGAGAAGACCAGCTACAACTACATCCTGCCGAACCTGGACTTCAGCATCGATATCACCGATCAGTTGAAGGGCCGTGCCTCGTTCGGCCAGACCATTGCACGCGCGCCATACAACAACCTGCTCGCTGGTCCCACGCCCAATACGCCGGCGGGTTCGATCCTGATCAATCCTTCCAACCGCGCCAGTGGCGATTCGCAGACACCGACGCTGGACCCGCTGGAATCGGACAACCTCGATCTGGCACTGGAATGGTATTTCGCCGACGCAAGCTATGTGTCGGCCACGTTCTGGAACAAGCGCGTCAGCAACTTCCTCGGTACCACGGTGTCGCGCGAAACCCTGTACGGGCTGACCGATCCCACCTCGGGCCCGGATGCGCAGGCGGCGCTGGCGTTCCTGCAAAGCGGTGCGTGCGCCGCGCAGGTCGGTGCCGCCGGCAACGACGTGGCGGCGGCCTGTTCGGCCAACGACACCTCGCTGTTCGCCGCCACGGCGCTGTTGCGCAATGCTGCCGCCACCGGTGGCCTGGCCGCCTACAACGGCAGCTCGGCGCAGAGCCTGGCCCTGGAAAACGCCTACGACCTGGTCGGCACGGCGGCCGACCCGCTGTACCAGTTCGATGTCTCGCGGCCGATCAACCAGAACAAGGCCAATATCCACGGCTGGGAGCTGGGCGGGCAGTACTTCTTCGGCAGTACCGGCTTCGGCATCTACGCCAACTACACCATCGTCGAAGGCGACGTGGCGTTCAACAACAACGTCATCGACCGCGACCAGTTCGCGCTGCTCGGCCTGAGCGATACCGCGAACGTCATGCTGATGTTCGAAAAATACGGCTGGAGCGCACGCCTGGCCTGGAATTGGCGCGACGAATACCTGATCGCTGCCAACCAGGACGCCTCCAATCGCAACCCGTACTACGTGGAGGCTTACCAGCAGTTCGACCTGAGCGTCAGCTACGCGCTCAGCAAGCAGCTGTCGGTGGGCTTTGAAGCGATCAATCTGACCGGCGAAGACGTGCGTTGGCACGGGCGTTCGGAGAAGCAGATCATCCGCCTGATCGATCAGCAGCCGCGTTACACCCTGGGCGTGCGCTACGCGTTCTAG
- a CDS encoding tryptophan halogenase family protein translates to MTQAQIRKVVIAGGGTAGWIAACALSHQFRDLLDITLVESEQIGTVGVGESTVPPIRTFHRFLQIDEQEFLREVAGTFKLSISFEHWLRQGDRYIHPFGITGQSTLVCAFHHLWLESQRRGMGGSFGDYCLETVASRVDRFALPREPAVNYAYHLDAALYARFLRTRSQACGVTRIEGRIQQVTVHPGSGDVASLVLEDGQAIAGELFIDCSGFRGLLIEQTLHTGYEDWSHWLPCDRAVAVQTEALGPPVPYTRAIAHEAGWRWHIPLQHRVGNGLVFSSRHLSDDEAHAKLLRDVAAPAVKDPWMVPFRTGRRLKAWNKNVVSLGLASGFIEPLESTSIHLTISAVVRLLTLFPAQGIAPSQVQLFNDVSRAEMEHVRDFVTLHYHATQRDEPLWRQCREMELPESLAVRLRAWRERAHAWQAADELFRVDSWTHVLMGQGLMPEQHHPLTRAFSDQVLQRLLDGIAQPIQHAVEQFPSQQAFIERYCKARPDVWGARTPVMAR, encoded by the coding sequence GTGACTCAGGCTCAGATTCGCAAGGTGGTCATCGCCGGCGGTGGCACGGCTGGCTGGATCGCCGCCTGCGCGCTCTCGCACCAGTTTCGCGACTTGCTCGACATCACCCTGGTGGAGTCCGAGCAGATCGGCACGGTGGGTGTCGGCGAATCGACGGTGCCGCCGATCCGCACCTTTCACCGGTTCCTGCAGATCGACGAGCAGGAGTTCCTGCGCGAGGTGGCGGGCACCTTCAAGCTCTCGATCTCCTTCGAACATTGGTTGCGCCAGGGCGATCGCTATATCCACCCGTTCGGCATCACCGGGCAGAGCACCCTGGTGTGCGCGTTCCATCATCTGTGGCTGGAAAGCCAGCGCCGCGGCATGGGCGGCAGCTTTGGCGATTACTGCCTGGAAACCGTGGCCTCGCGCGTGGACCGCTTCGCCTTGCCGCGCGAGCCGGCGGTCAATTACGCCTACCACCTCGATGCCGCACTGTACGCGCGCTTCCTGCGCACGCGCAGCCAGGCCTGTGGCGTCACCCGCATCGAGGGCCGGATCCAGCAGGTGACGGTACACCCGGGCAGCGGCGATGTCGCCAGCCTGGTGCTGGAAGACGGGCAGGCCATTGCCGGCGAGCTGTTCATCGATTGCAGCGGTTTCCGCGGCCTATTGATCGAGCAAACCCTGCACACCGGCTACGAAGACTGGAGCCACTGGCTGCCGTGCGACCGCGCGGTGGCGGTGCAGACCGAGGCGCTGGGTCCGCCGGTGCCGTACACGCGCGCCATCGCGCACGAAGCCGGCTGGCGCTGGCATATTCCGCTGCAGCACCGGGTGGGCAACGGCCTGGTGTTTTCCAGCCGGCACCTGTCCGACGACGAGGCGCATGCCAAGCTGCTGCGCGACGTGGCCGCCCCCGCGGTGAAAGACCCCTGGATGGTGCCATTTCGCACTGGCCGCCGGCTCAAGGCCTGGAACAAGAACGTGGTGTCGCTGGGCCTGGCCAGCGGCTTCATCGAGCCGCTGGAATCCACCAGCATCCACCTCACCATCTCGGCGGTGGTGCGGCTGCTGACGCTGTTCCCGGCGCAGGGCATCGCGCCCTCGCAGGTGCAGCTGTTCAACGATGTCAGCCGCGCCGAGATGGAGCACGTGCGCGATTTCGTCACCTTGCACTACCACGCCACCCAGCGCGACGAACCGCTGTGGCGGCAATGCCGCGAGATGGAGCTGCCGGAGTCGCTGGCGGTGCGCCTGCGCGCCTGGCGCGAGCGTGCGCACGCCTGGCAGGCGGCGGACGAATTGTTCCGGGTCGATTCCTGGACGCATGTGCTGATGGGCCAGGGCTTGATGCCCGAACAGCATCACCCGCTGACGCGCGCGTTTTCCGACCAGGTTCTGCAACGCCTGCTGGACGGCATCGCCCAGCCGATCCAGCACGCGGTGGAGCAGTTCCCCTCGCAGCAGGCCTTCATCGAACGCTATTGCAAGGCAAGGCCGGACGTGTGGGGAGCGCGCACGCCGGTCATGGCCCGCTAA
- a CDS encoding cupin-like domain-containing protein: MDAPARHGPAAVAIAERTDCRPQALPLAELCEAAEPVVLRGIARDWSLVQAGLRSPDEAMHQLRAHDTGRALQYSYGGPAIAGRPFYTEDCGALNFEVQRGSLGSLLDAIAAHRDDLQPPTYYLASLPVDDGVPGLRAHNELDLAASGVNVQPSIWIGNRVTASCHYDAPNNLACCAVGQRRFTLFPPEQVANLYPGPLDPTPGGQAVSMVDIATPDLQRYPRFAQAQLHARTAVLEPGDALFIPSMWWHHVQSLQPFNVLVNYWWSTAPAQLPAAMPALYHALWAIRDRPAAEKDAWRALFDYYVFGPAERAGAHLPEPARQALGPIDPVLARQLRAMLIGRLNR, encoded by the coding sequence ATGGATGCACCTGCACGTCATGGCCCTGCCGCCGTTGCGATTGCCGAGCGCACCGATTGCCGGCCCCAGGCGCTGCCACTGGCCGAACTCTGCGAGGCGGCCGAGCCGGTGGTGTTGCGCGGAATCGCACGCGATTGGTCGCTGGTGCAGGCCGGCCTGCGCAGCCCGGATGAGGCGATGCACCAGCTGCGAGCGCACGACACTGGGCGCGCCTTGCAATACTCCTATGGCGGGCCGGCAATCGCCGGCCGTCCGTTCTACACCGAGGACTGCGGCGCGCTGAATTTCGAGGTGCAGCGCGGCAGCCTGGGCAGCTTGCTGGACGCGATCGCCGCCCATCGCGACGACCTGCAGCCGCCGACCTACTATCTGGCCTCGCTGCCCGTCGACGATGGGGTGCCTGGCCTGCGTGCGCACAACGAACTGGACCTGGCGGCCAGCGGCGTCAACGTGCAGCCCAGCATCTGGATCGGCAATCGCGTCACCGCATCCTGCCATTACGACGCGCCCAACAACCTGGCGTGCTGCGCGGTAGGGCAGCGGCGCTTCACGCTGTTTCCCCCGGAGCAGGTGGCCAATCTCTACCCTGGGCCGCTCGATCCCACGCCGGGCGGGCAGGCGGTGAGCATGGTGGATATCGCAACCCCCGACCTGCAGCGCTACCCGCGATTCGCCCAGGCACAGCTGCATGCGCGCACCGCCGTGCTGGAGCCGGGCGATGCGCTGTTCATCCCGAGCATGTGGTGGCACCACGTGCAGTCGCTGCAGCCGTTCAACGTGCTGGTCAATTACTGGTGGAGCACGGCGCCTGCGCAGTTGCCGGCGGCGATGCCCGCGCTGTATCACGCGCTGTGGGCCATCCGCGACCGCCCGGCGGCGGAGAAGGATGCGTGGCGTGCCTTGTTCGATTACTACGTGTTCGGACCGGCCGAGCGTGCCGGCGCGCATCTGCCCGAACCGGCGCGGCAGGCGCTGGGGCCGATCGATCCGGTCCTTGCGCGCCAGCTGCGCGCCATGCTGATCGGCAGGCTCAATCGCTGA
- a CDS encoding SapC family protein — MTRYAVLNNVTHHDVRVVLRFGAEFGDAVGLVPAFVTEYADLQREYPLFFRKDPATSGYQSVALLGFAQDENLFLHDGRWSANYLPGIVAKGPFLIGFQEQRIDGALVQEPVIHIDLEHPRVSRSEGEAVFLPQGGHSPYLEHIIGVLRGIREGVDAGQAMAAAFDALGLIQPVRLDVALDATHAAHLDGLFAIDRERLAALHAQPLQQLHQAGYLEGAFLMLASLHNVRRLMAEKQRRLQHARTAPAAAHA; from the coding sequence ATGACGCGATATGCAGTGCTCAACAACGTGACGCATCACGATGTGCGCGTGGTCCTGCGCTTCGGGGCCGAGTTCGGCGATGCGGTCGGGCTGGTGCCGGCGTTTGTGACCGAGTACGCCGACCTGCAGCGCGAATACCCGCTGTTCTTCCGCAAGGACCCCGCCACCAGTGGCTACCAATCGGTGGCCTTGCTGGGTTTTGCCCAGGATGAAAACCTGTTCCTGCACGACGGCCGCTGGAGCGCCAACTATCTGCCCGGCATCGTCGCCAAGGGGCCATTTCTGATCGGCTTCCAGGAGCAGCGGATCGATGGTGCACTGGTGCAGGAGCCGGTGATCCATATCGACCTGGAGCACCCGCGCGTCAGCCGCAGCGAGGGCGAGGCCGTGTTCCTGCCGCAGGGCGGCCACAGCCCATACCTGGAGCACATCATCGGTGTGCTGCGCGGCATTCGCGAAGGCGTGGACGCCGGGCAGGCCATGGCGGCGGCTTTCGATGCCCTGGGCCTGATCCAGCCGGTACGCCTGGATGTCGCACTGGATGCCACCCATGCCGCCCACCTGGACGGCCTGTTCGCCATCGACCGCGAGCGACTTGCCGCACTCCACGCGCAGCCCCTGCAGCAATTGCACCAGGCGGGGTATCTGGAAGGTGCCTTTCTGATGTTGGCATCGCTGCACAACGTGCGCCGCCTGATGGCCGAAAAGCAGCGCCGCCTGCAACATGCGCGCACTGCGCCTGCCGCTGCCCATGCCTGA
- a CDS encoding MBL fold metallo-hydrolase, with protein sequence MPEPLISRPRRALLQLTVSAGIVTTVGPLAAASGAGASQVRANGNAAAPAPFPAKGSVLVLLGTKGGPTPSPLRAAAANALVIDGQPYLVDCGNGVAQQLAKAGIALPALRDIFLTHHHSDHNADLLNVVWLAWASGLQTPVHLYGPPGIGAMVDAFVAMNAIDIEARMREEGRPPLRPLIHVHEFDQPGTVLQNDQVDVTAALVDHYTLKPAFAYRFAARDRSVVFSGDTRYLPALADFARDTDVLVHEVMYLPALEKMLKTSDNAPTLLDHLLKSHSTSEEVGRIAAAARAKLLVLTHFVPGGDPSITDAMWSEGARKHYAGPIVVGADLMRL encoded by the coding sequence ATGCCCGAACCTCTCATCTCTCGCCCCCGTCGGGCGCTGCTGCAACTCACAGTATCTGCCGGGATCGTGACCACGGTCGGCCCGCTCGCGGCAGCGTCCGGCGCCGGCGCCAGCCAGGTGCGTGCCAATGGCAACGCGGCGGCGCCCGCGCCGTTTCCGGCCAAGGGCAGCGTCCTGGTCTTGCTGGGTACCAAGGGCGGGCCGACGCCGTCGCCGCTGCGTGCAGCGGCCGCCAATGCCCTGGTGATCGACGGGCAGCCCTACCTGGTCGACTGCGGCAACGGTGTGGCGCAGCAGCTGGCCAAGGCCGGCATCGCGCTGCCGGCACTGCGCGATATCTTCCTGACCCATCATCACTCCGACCACAACGCCGACCTGCTCAACGTGGTGTGGCTGGCCTGGGCCAGTGGCCTGCAGACGCCGGTGCATCTGTACGGGCCACCGGGCATCGGCGCGATGGTGGATGCGTTCGTGGCGATGAATGCCATCGACATCGAGGCGCGCATGCGCGAGGAAGGACGCCCGCCGCTGCGGCCGTTGATCCATGTCCACGAGTTCGACCAGCCCGGCACGGTGCTGCAGAACGATCAGGTGGACGTCACCGCTGCCCTGGTGGACCACTACACGCTCAAGCCGGCGTTTGCGTACCGCTTCGCGGCGCGCGACCGCAGCGTGGTGTTCTCCGGCGACACGCGTTATCTGCCGGCGCTGGCCGACTTTGCCAGGGACACCGATGTCCTGGTGCATGAGGTGATGTACCTGCCCGCGCTGGAAAAGATGCTCAAGACCAGCGACAACGCGCCGACCTTGCTCGACCATCTGCTCAAGAGCCATTCCACCAGCGAGGAAGTCGGCAGGATCGCCGCCGCTGCGCGCGCGAAACTGCTGGTACTCACCCACTTCGTGCCTGGTGGCGACCCATCGATCACCGATGCGATGTGGAGCGAGGGCGCACGCAAGCACTACGCCGGCCCGATCGTGGTCGGCGCCGATCTGATGCGGTTGTAG